From a region of the Triticum aestivum cultivar Chinese Spring chromosome 7D, IWGSC CS RefSeq v2.1, whole genome shotgun sequence genome:
- the LOC123169210 gene encoding uncharacterized protein, whose product MDHFHDGQHVRLRSRVHDMYYLHADDDGESVSISRRRYSLNAAWTVHIYHGDGSHLLLHGAAYGRYLAAAAKPAPFGHHGFRAEQRDYDEPVLAAIMWQAVDAGSGDGVLLRNIGGRYLRASGKLRRYLRWNARVGVEYTDNVSAMMHWIVEPIRPRARPPLIPGPIRTRVPGDLSVIMLGRKPGGWRRIRFVRASDEGLYNEDGWSALRIRGRSVYHLRNALASRVGDIDIHGQRRDMVMCVRAGLYGRLTPLVVNLPHGRYGETLDIVVMLSGTPAYDALRHPDVAAK is encoded by the exons ATGGACCATTTCCACGACGGGCAGCACGTCCGGCTGCGGAGCCGCGTGCATGACATGTACTACCTCCACGCCGACGACGACGGGGAGAGCGTCTCCATCAGCCGCCGCCGGTACTCGCTGAACGCGGCGTGGACGGTGCACATCTACCACGGCGACGGCTCGCACCTGCTCCTCCACGGCGCCGCTTACGGCCGCTACCTCGCCGCCGCGGCCAAGCCGGCACCGTTCGGACACCACGGCTTCCGCGCCGAGCAGCGCGACTACGACGAGCCGGTTCTGGCGGCCATCATGTGGCAGGCCGTCGACGCGGGCTCCGGGGACGGCGTCCTGCTCCGCAACATCGGCGGCCGCTACCTCCGCGCCAGCGGCAAGTTACGCAGGTACCTCCGGTGGAACGCCCGCGTCGGCGTCGAGTACACCGACAACGTCAGCGCCATGATGCACTGGATCGTCGAGCCGATCCGCCCCAGAGCGCGCCCGCCTCTCATTCCGGGCCCGATTCGG ACCCGCGTCCCCGGAGACCTCTCCGTCATCATGTTGGGGCGCAAGCCGGGCGGGTGGCGCCGGATTCGGTTCGTGCGAGCGAGCGACGAGGGGCTCTACAACGAGGACGGCTGGTCCGCGCTCCGTATCAGGGGGAGGTCCGTGTACCACCTGAGGAACGCGCTGGCCAGCCGCGTCGGCGACATCGACATCCACGGCCAGCGCCGCGACATGGTCATGTGCGTCCGAGCGGGACTCTACGGGAGGCTGACCCCACTCGTCGTCAACCTGCCTCACGGCCGCTACGGCGAGACCCTCGACATTGTCGTGATGCTGTCCGGGACCCCTG CCTATGACGCGCTGCGACACCCAGATGTCGCCGCGAAGTAG